AAGAGAGCGTCGTAACTCAACATCTACTCCAGCAGTAGGTTCATCTAAAATTAATAATTTAGGATTATGCATCAACGCACGACCAATCATTAATCGGCGTTTCATTCCTCCTGAAAGGGCATAAGAAAGGGAATGGCGTTTTTCCCACAATTCTAATTTTTTTAGCCAAAACTCCGCACGTTTTAAAGCCTCTTGACGAGCTACGCCATAAAAACCCGCTTGATTAACCAGAATATCTTCCACCTGCTCAAAAAGATTAAAATTAAACTCCTGTGGAACAAGCCCAATCTGCTGTTTTAATTGCTGTTTTTGAGAATCTAAGTCATACCCAAATACTTTAACTTCACCACTGGTTTTATTCACCAGTGAGCTAATAATACCAATGGTGGTTGATTTTCCTGCACCATTATGACCTAACAATGCATAAAAATCCCCTTTTTCTACTGTTAAATCAATACCTTTAACAGCTTTCACTCCTGAAGCATATTGTTTAACCAATTGCTTAATTTCTAATGCGTACATTTTTTTCTCAAAATAATATAAATGAAACAGGTAAATTACTGTGTTTCTACAATAGGACGAATCGTTGATTCATCAATTGTAGCAGCAAAAGTGGAAGTCAAAAGTTGCAGTTTTTTATCATTATGTAATGCTTGCTTTGCTTCCTCAATTAATTGCTCGAAAATCTTTCTTTTCACCTCTAATGCGGTGAAATGATCGCTACTCTCACCAATACTTAATGAATAACTGAATCCTTCTTCTTTCAATGCCTCCATTAAGGCTTGATGAATTTCTGGCGTATCTAAATGAGCCATT
This DNA window, taken from Pasteurella skyensis, encodes the following:
- a CDS encoding ABC transporter ATP-binding protein gives rise to the protein MYALEIKQLVKQYASGVKAVKGIDLTVEKGDFYALLGHNGAGKSTTIGIISSLVNKTSGEVKVFGYDLDSQKQQLKQQIGLVPQEFNFNLFEQVEDILVNQAGFYGVARQEALKRAEFWLKKLELWEKRHSLSYALSGGMKRRLMIGRALMHNPKLLILDEPTAGVDVELRRSLWDFLRELNQQGTTIILTTHYFEEAESLCRNIGIMQNGEIVENTSMKGLLAKLKSETFLLDLDKKQTLELSGYPFRWVDDNTIEVEVMREKGLNELFQQLNLQNINVVSMRNKANRLETLFIDMAD